In the genome of Massilibacillus massiliensis, one region contains:
- a CDS encoding IS3 family transposase (programmed frameshift) yields MTVEKRPRRSYTDEFKKQVVQLYNNGKRKCDIIREYDIASSLLDKWIQQANNSGSFKEKDNLTTEQIELIELRKRNKYLEMENDIFKASSADLRTKVNVIKANIHKYSVSAMCKVLQIPRSTYYYEAKANPDESKLVANIVDIFKASRNNYGTRKIKSDLKDRNIIASRRRIGRIMRQEGLISSYTTAQFRPQKDTCNESKTKNVVDRQFSEQPYRNAIVSDLTYVRVGMSWNYICVLIDLFNREIIGYSAGRNKTADLVKQAFQTVRGNLKDIQIFHTDRGNEFKNRTIEEILEAFEIQRSLSHKGCPYDNAVAEATFKIIKTEFIRNQTFHSLNHLQIELADYVNWFNNHRIHSSLGYLTPVKYRINTLKKVV; encoded by the exons ATGACTGTTGAAAAACGCCCTCGTCGTAGCTATACGGACGAATTCAAAAAACAAGTTGTACAATTATATAATAACGGAAAACGTAAGTGTGACATTATTCGTGAATATGATATCGCATCGTCCTTGCTTGACAAATGGATTCAGCAAGCTAACAATAGTGGCTCTTTCAAGGAGAAAGATAATCTTACAACTGAACAGATAGAACTGATTGAGCTTCGCAAACGGAACAAATATCTTGAAATGGAGAATGATATTT TTAAAGCAAGCAGCGCTGATCTTAGGACGAAAGTAAATGTGATTAAAGCCAATATCCACAAATACTCTGTATCAGCAATGTGTAAAGTCCTACAAATTCCAAGAAGCACCTATTATTATGAGGCAAAAGCAAATCCAGATGAATCTAAGCTGGTGGCAAATATTGTTGATATATTTAAAGCAAGCCGAAATAATTATGGAACCCGAAAAATAAAATCAGATTTAAAAGATAGAAATATCATTGCTTCACGCCGCCGCATCGGCAGAATCATGAGGCAGGAAGGACTGATTTCAAGTTATACGACTGCCCAGTTCCGTCCTCAAAAGGATACTTGTAATGAATCAAAAACCAAAAATGTTGTTGACCGCCAGTTCAGTGAACAACCATATAGAAATGCTATTGTAAGCGATTTAACATATGTCAGAGTCGGCATGAGCTGGAACTACATTTGTGTGCTTATTGACCTCTTTAATAGAGAAATAATTGGTTACAGTGCCGGACGTAATAAAACAGCAGACCTTGTAAAACAGGCATTTCAGACTGTAAGGGGAAATCTGAAAGATATCCAGATATTTCACACGGACCGTGGCAACGAATTTAAAAATCGGACCATTGAAGAAATCTTGGAAGCATTTGAAATTCAGCGTTCTCTCAGTCATAAAGGGTGTCCTTATGATAATGCAGTGGCAGAAGCAACATTTAAAATAATCAAAACAGAATTTATCAGGAACCAGACTTTTCACAGCTTAAACCATCTGCAGATTGAGTTAGCTGATTATGTAAATTGGTTCAACAATCATAGGATTCATTCTTCACTAGGATATCTAACACCGGTGAAGTATAGAATAAATACCCTTAAAAAAGTTGTCTAA
- a CDS encoding site-specific integrase — protein MEYVQPIRDKKQLENMKRYLKEQNLRDWLLFVLGINSGLRISDLLQLTIDDVRGKDRITIREQKTNKTKDFPLSDTCKKAIGEYFKTTGLTEGVLFSSRKSSGSKGTGAISRQQAYDIISSAAKEVGIKDAIGTHTLRKTFGYHAYKAGVGIEVIQKLLNHSAPSVTLRYIGITQEQLDNVYINLNL, from the coding sequence ATGGAATATGTACAACCGATACGCGATAAAAAACAATTAGAAAATATGAAGCGTTATCTTAAAGAACAAAATCTTAGAGATTGGCTGTTGTTTGTTCTTGGTATTAACTCAGGACTTCGTATATCTGACTTGCTTCAATTAACTATTGATGACGTTAGAGGTAAAGATAGAATCACAATTAGAGAACAGAAGACTAATAAAACAAAAGACTTCCCCCTGTCGGATACTTGCAAGAAGGCTATAGGTGAGTATTTTAAGACTACTGGATTGACAGAAGGCGTATTGTTTTCTAGCCGTAAGAGTAGTGGCAGTAAAGGAACAGGAGCTATATCAAGACAGCAAGCGTATGACATTATTAGTAGTGCAGCTAAAGAGGTTGGCATAAAGGATGCAATTGGCACACATACACTAAGAAAAACATTTGGTTATCATGCGTATAAAGCAGGAGTAGGAATTGAGGTAATACAAAAGTTATTGAACCATAGTGCGCCTAGTGTTACGCTTAGATATATAGGCATAACGCAGGAACAACTTGACAATGTATATATTAACTTAAACTTGTAA
- a CDS encoding phage tail tape measure protein, whose translation MENSLSKHLGWITASIGVSSAIGGITSSVSDIIKLDSEFQQLKTVLPQTEENQVTFNEAIKESFVLAERYGTKIKDVTDSLRLMGRGYKELSTAEKMAANALKLSVADNFSPEVATRTLEAVTGAYGKQAEAIQFSTHVMDSITKVSHTAQVSANDLSESLLRSAAAAKVVGVSFDELNAMTAVIARNTGLSGQTIGDGIKSMVNSIHSNKAIQDLQSMGIEVYKIGNDGQKEFRKISDVLLDVSLKSKETDKNFETLFRNLAGGKFQVTKMAALLGDPNEYLKVLGDSINSSGFTDKQLEIQMDTIKRKAETLKASFEELLVTGGNDSGFKNTLKSILDTLNQMLKGLNNMNPAVWEAIGGVTKFAIAFVTLRSAVNFCITSYAYLRSTLITTTAAQEALNVAQTANPWGAIARLIVLAGTALATYAYYAGEAVTKQEKANEATENAIQAKTSEMEMTKQQTDYMETLGNTYVNLQSALLEVGDNEEKATEIKKTMGTVSQQLAQIVGQEAADRILASEDIQGAISQEQEIHNEKTVQMQKEINELRTTQIKLANDTIAMCNERIGAINNEADAFDKAADSIGEALGRIDSFFFKYYRNKANYLNNLAQGDIRNEWKMAGIQVPEDQDISQATNQIQAEADEANAKADAIKNNALNYYDEKGRKALGTVYTPGTYNTTPVTTGTVPEDTGRSKGKSGGSSGSSFAPDKTNDIEKLWANHQVNFMLSDSKIKATEYATTLEKLNTQQQLFGVTAEVSAQKFELMTDRVKSLTSENTGMEQLQAQYEEQANSMITNSQAVIDILNERKVAWANLSKEEKKEFAHDYSEYIGDEKLLVRLLDLSDKLKEKIADNKKSISSIDIDITREQKESPEKLYSRKMENFNLDEKHGELSLGYNATEQQKRIVLLIYSMQKLAEAKNHLKEIENMPNHTIEDLKKQQVEVDELKNKVDELRDVNKELKQEELNFFNDILLEGVSFKDEMKKLWKELAKDALSLLVTGKHSANGGGLFGQLLNNGSNLNTGNSSSDSSGTDWGGIIGSIAGLFHAKGGVVDTPVIAGEDGEEVIVPVEKHTGNSQNLLNYAANKLGVKPMGVEPNFKDPDIVKKATNLTVNSAANMAKTEKILATQNQILTTMLNQMASSGGGTTNNIVMAGGGGQTPTLEESANAFNKMKSLRMI comes from the coding sequence TTGGAGAATTCTCTTAGTAAACATTTGGGGTGGATAACTGCAAGCATTGGAGTTAGTAGTGCAATTGGCGGTATTACTTCCTCGGTCAGTGATATTATAAAATTGGATTCTGAATTTCAACAATTAAAGACTGTTTTGCCTCAAACAGAGGAAAACCAGGTAACCTTTAATGAGGCTATAAAAGAAAGTTTCGTATTGGCTGAGAGATATGGAACAAAAATTAAAGACGTTACAGACTCGCTTCGTTTGATGGGGCGTGGATATAAAGAGCTATCAACAGCAGAAAAAATGGCAGCAAATGCTCTAAAATTAAGTGTTGCAGATAACTTTAGTCCTGAGGTGGCAACAAGAACATTAGAAGCCGTTACGGGTGCTTATGGGAAACAAGCAGAAGCCATTCAATTCTCAACACATGTCATGGATTCAATTACAAAGGTCAGCCATACGGCTCAAGTGTCTGCAAATGATCTATCTGAATCGTTATTAAGAAGTGCAGCAGCAGCCAAGGTAGTTGGTGTAAGTTTTGATGAACTGAATGCAATGACGGCAGTAATAGCCAGAAATACAGGACTAAGTGGTCAAACCATCGGAGATGGTATAAAAAGCATGGTCAACTCAATTCATAGCAACAAAGCGATTCAAGATTTACAATCAATGGGGATTGAAGTTTACAAGATAGGTAATGACGGGCAAAAAGAATTCAGAAAGATTTCTGATGTTTTATTAGATGTATCATTAAAAAGTAAAGAGACAGATAAGAATTTTGAGACATTATTTAGAAATTTGGCAGGTGGAAAATTCCAAGTTACAAAAATGGCTGCCTTACTTGGTGATCCTAATGAATACCTTAAAGTACTTGGGGATAGTATTAATTCCAGTGGATTTACTGATAAACAATTGGAAATTCAAATGGACACTATCAAAAGAAAGGCTGAAACTTTAAAGGCATCGTTTGAGGAACTTCTTGTAACAGGTGGGAACGATAGTGGGTTTAAGAATACCTTGAAATCTATCCTTGACACACTTAATCAAATGCTCAAAGGTCTTAATAATATGAATCCAGCTGTATGGGAAGCTATTGGAGGAGTTACTAAATTTGCGATAGCTTTTGTAACATTAAGATCGGCAGTGAATTTCTGTATAACTTCATATGCTTATTTGAGGTCTACTCTAATTACTACAACGGCAGCCCAAGAAGCTCTAAATGTAGCACAGACTGCTAACCCATGGGGTGCAATCGCTAGACTGATTGTTCTTGCAGGTACAGCATTGGCAACATATGCATATTACGCGGGTGAAGCAGTTACTAAACAAGAAAAAGCAAACGAAGCAACAGAAAACGCTATTCAAGCAAAAACTTCTGAAATGGAAATGACTAAACAGCAGACTGATTATATGGAAACACTAGGAAATACGTATGTCAATTTGCAATCCGCTCTTTTAGAAGTTGGTGATAATGAAGAAAAAGCTACAGAAATCAAGAAAACTATGGGAACAGTTAGCCAGCAATTAGCCCAGATTGTTGGACAGGAAGCAGCAGATAGAATATTAGCTTCTGAGGATATTCAAGGAGCTATTTCACAAGAACAAGAGATACATAATGAAAAAACTGTTCAAATGCAAAAAGAAATCAATGAGCTCAGAACAACACAAATCAAGTTAGCTAACGATACTATAGCCATGTGTAATGAACGTATTGGAGCCATTAACAACGAAGCAGATGCATTCGACAAGGCAGCGGATTCTATTGGCGAAGCCCTAGGGCGGATTGACTCATTTTTCTTTAAGTATTATAGAAACAAAGCTAATTACTTGAATAACTTGGCGCAAGGTGATATTCGTAATGAATGGAAAATGGCTGGTATCCAAGTTCCAGAAGATCAAGACATTTCACAAGCTACAAATCAAATTCAAGCGGAAGCAGATGAAGCGAATGCCAAAGCCGATGCGATCAAGAACAATGCCTTGAATTATTATGATGAAAAGGGTAGGAAAGCATTGGGAACTGTATATACTCCTGGTACTTACAATACTACTCCTGTTACTACAGGTACAGTACCAGAAGATACAGGGCGAAGTAAGGGGAAAAGTGGTGGCAGTTCAGGTAGTAGTTTTGCACCAGATAAAACAAACGATATTGAAAAGTTATGGGCGAACCATCAAGTAAACTTTATGCTATCTGATAGTAAAATCAAGGCAACAGAATATGCAACAACTTTAGAAAAACTTAATACGCAACAACAGTTATTCGGAGTGACAGCCGAAGTGTCAGCACAAAAATTTGAACTAATGACGGATCGAGTCAAGTCGTTAACAAGTGAGAATACAGGCATGGAACAATTACAGGCACAATATGAAGAACAAGCCAATAGTATGATTACTAATTCTCAAGCAGTTATTGATATTTTGAACGAGAGAAAAGTCGCATGGGCTAATTTATCCAAGGAAGAAAAGAAAGAATTTGCACATGATTATAGTGAGTATATAGGGGATGAAAAACTACTTGTTCGTTTACTTGATTTATCTGATAAACTCAAAGAAAAGATTGCCGATAATAAGAAAAGTATTAGTAGTATTGACATTGATATTACAAGGGAGCAGAAGGAAAGTCCTGAAAAGCTTTATAGCAGAAAAATGGAAAACTTTAATTTAGATGAAAAACATGGAGAGCTTTCACTAGGTTACAATGCAACAGAGCAACAAAAGAGGATTGTTCTTTTAATTTATTCTATGCAAAAATTGGCAGAAGCTAAAAATCATCTTAAAGAAATTGAGAATATGCCAAATCATACAATAGAAGACTTAAAGAAACAGCAAGTTGAAGTAGATGAGTTAAAGAATAAAGTTGATGAATTAAGAGATGTTAACAAAGAATTAAAGCAGGAAGAACTTAATTTCTTTAATGATATTCTTTTAGAAGGCGTTAGTTTTAAAGACGAAATGAAAAAACTATGGAAAGAGCTTGCAAAAGATGCTTTATCCTTGCTTGTCACTGGTAAGCATAGCGCAAACGGGGGTGGCTTGTTTGGGCAACTATTGAATAATGGCTCAAACTTAAATACAGGCAATTCTTCTTCCGATTCCTCTGGCACAGACTGGGGCGGAATAATAGGATCTATTGCTGGCTTGTTCCATGCCAAGGGTGGTGTAGTTGATACACCTGTTATCGCTGGTGAGGATGGAGAAGAGGTTATAGTTCCAGTAGAGAAGCACACAGGCAATTCGCAGAATCTATTAAACTATGCAGCGAATAAGCTAGGAGTCAAACCAATGGGTGTTGAGCCAAACTTTAAGGATCCTGACATTGTAAAAAAGGCTACAAACCTTACTGTCAACTCGGCAGCAAACATGGCTAAAACGGAGAAGATATTAGCTACTCAAAATCAAATATTAACTACGATGCTAAATCAAATGGCATCTAGTGGTGGAGGAACAACCAATAACATAGTAATGGCAGGCGGAGGTGGACAAACGCCAACATTGGAAGAGTCCGCAAACGCTTTCAATAAAATGAAGAGTCTAAGAATGATATAA